The Echinicola rosea genome has a segment encoding these proteins:
- a CDS encoding helix-turn-helix domain-containing protein has protein sequence MEKFKTRQEMANEFGVSTKTFCRWLKREGVLLSKGLISIKDQEEIYTLFGKPYDQK, from the coding sequence ATGGAAAAATTTAAAACAAGGCAAGAAATGGCAAACGAATTTGGTGTATCGACTAAAACTTTTTGTAGGTGGCTAAAAAGAGAGGGGGTGTTATTATCAAAAGGTTTGATTTCTATAAAAGATCAAGAGGAAATTTATACTTTATTTGGAAAGCCTTATGATCAAAAGTAG